The Deinococcota bacterium genome has a segment encoding these proteins:
- a CDS encoding circadian clock KaiB family protein produces MANFQFKLFVAGDGARSERTVANLRRLCDEALGGDCDVAVIDVLEQPQLAEEFKILGTPTLIKLLPPPVVRIIGDLSLGDRVLRALELPRRRNPGTRNPGSSDAGSSDAHSDTGYEEGEGGGE; encoded by the coding sequence GTGGCTAACTTTCAGTTCAAGCTCTTCGTGGCCGGCGACGGCGCCAGGTCGGAGCGCACGGTCGCCAACCTCCGCCGCCTCTGCGACGAGGCACTGGGGGGAGACTGCGACGTCGCGGTGATCGACGTGCTCGAGCAGCCTCAGCTGGCCGAGGAGTTCAAGATCCTGGGCACGCCGACGCTGATCAAACTGCTGCCCCCGCCGGTCGTGCGCATCATCGGCGACCTGTCGCTGGGCGACCGGGTGCTGCGCGCCCTCGAGCTGCCGCGCCGGAGGAACCCCGGCACCAGGAACCCCGGCAGCAGCGACGCCGGTAGCAGCGACGCCCATAGCGACACGGGTTATGAAGAGGGAGAAGGGGGAGGGGAATGA